A genomic window from Pyxicephalus adspersus chromosome 2, UCB_Pads_2.0, whole genome shotgun sequence includes:
- the LOC140323503 gene encoding proteinase-activated receptor 3-like codes for MPSRILYTTLILFTLLSISNASCHQAPQKGRVLQPSNCNSSVLDADIQYYLNSPATVLVVPTLYTVVFFLGLPANGIALWVLLFKSKKMPSTLILINLAAADLIFMLALPFKIAYHFLGNNWIFGETMCRIVTAVFYGNMYCSVFFLMTISIDRYFALVHPFVARSLRSWRHFAPVSAGIWMVVIAGMSIFLIVPQSKTFSNPTITTCHEVWATCYGYEWYTKYFLTLFIVGFAIPVIVILLCYISIWLSLSRNKESYTQVIRLIVLVVFTFIICFTPSNILLIFHYLETNWDCRNELYIWYMVALSLTSFNSCIDPFIYYYMSEDFRTIVKKTLHWGSSENSESVGSTKKMKLTSEMVRIST; via the exons ATGCCTTCACGGATTTTATATACCACTCTGATTCTCTTCACTCTTTTGAGCATCTCCAATGCTTCCTGCCAtcaag cgcCACAAAAAGGAAGAGTTCTTCAACCAAGCAATTGTAACTCTTCAGTGTTAGATGCTGATATTCAGTACTATCTAAATTCCCCTGCCACTGTTCTTGTTGTGCCAACTCTCTATACAGTCGTATTCTTCTTGGGTCTTCCAGCTAATGGAATTGCTCTGTGGGTGCTTCTTTTTAAATCCAAGAAGATGCCATCCACCCTTATACTTATTAACCTAGCAGCTGCAGACTTGATTTTCATGTTGGCATTGCCTTTTAAGATTGCTTATCACTTCCTGGGAAACAACTGGATTTTTGGAGAGACCATGTGCCGGATAGTCACCGCGGTGTTCTATGGAAACATGTACTGCTCTGTGTTCTTTCTCATGACCATCAGCATTGATCGATACTTTGCTCTTGTCCATCCTTTCGTGGCAAGAAGTTTACGGAGTTGGAGACATTTTGCACCTGTTTCTGCTGGAATCTGGATGGTTGTAATAGCTGGAATGTCCATATTCCTTATAGTCCCACAATCAAAAACATTTAGCAATCCAACTATAACAACTTGTCATGAAGTCTGGGCAACTTGTTATGGTTATGAATGGTACACCAAATACTTTTTGACGCTTTTCATCGTGGGATTTGCCATTCCTGTGATTGTTATTTTGCTGTGTTATATATCAATTTGGTTATCCCTGTCAAGGAATAAGGAATCTTACACTCAAGTGATAAGACTGATCGTTTTGGTTGTGTTCACATTCATCATCTGCTTTACCCCTAGTAATATTTTGCTCATTTTTCATTACTTGGAAACGAATTGGGATTGCCGCAATGAACTCTACATTTGGTATATGGTGGCATTAAGTTTGACATCATTCAACAGCTGTATCGATCCCTTCATATATTATTACATGTCGGAGGACTTCCggacaattgtaaaaaaaacccttcacTGGGGCAGCAGTGAAAACAGTGAGTCAGTGGGGtccacaaaaaaaatgaaactgactTCAGAGATGGTCAGAATAAGTACATAA